One window from the genome of Mucilaginibacter ginsenosidivorans encodes:
- a CDS encoding universal stress protein produces the protein MKTIAVLTDFSARAEHAAKYALHLAKKVKANILLYNTFLVPSDTPLAAQVAWPMVDYNEVKSDAEKTLKALVKKLEGELKEDHFPGTFLPAISYQCDEGSIANNITGLEENGDISLLVLATHGSDEISAFMFGNNCRQVIGAANTPVLIVPEKTPLSNIEKIAFATDITYTDVEYVKSLSKLAEKFGAEITITNVNPDNPLDSEHNAAVRLFMDDIGHDVDYQKITFKSVPGSNVKKGLEWLIENIKFDMLVMVHRKSTMFELLFRPSVTKKIAGRVDIPLLVYPYPAVSIPLI, from the coding sequence ATGAAGACGATAGCCGTACTGACCGATTTCTCTGCAAGGGCAGAGCATGCAGCAAAATATGCCTTACACCTGGCCAAAAAGGTGAAAGCCAACATCCTGTTGTACAACACCTTTCTCGTTCCTTCAGACACGCCCCTGGCAGCCCAGGTGGCATGGCCAATGGTTGATTATAACGAGGTAAAGAGCGACGCTGAAAAAACACTTAAAGCACTGGTGAAGAAACTTGAGGGCGAATTGAAGGAGGATCATTTTCCCGGGACTTTCCTGCCTGCAATATCCTATCAATGTGATGAGGGTTCCATCGCGAACAATATTACCGGGCTCGAGGAAAATGGTGATATTTCTTTATTAGTGCTCGCTACTCATGGTTCGGATGAAATATCAGCCTTTATGTTTGGGAATAACTGCCGCCAGGTAATCGGTGCGGCCAACACCCCGGTGCTTATTGTGCCGGAAAAAACGCCTTTAAGCAATATAGAAAAAATTGCCTTCGCCACCGACATTACATATACCGACGTAGAGTATGTAAAATCGTTGTCCAAACTGGCAGAAAAATTCGGTGCAGAAATAACCATAACGAACGTCAATCCGGACAACCCGCTTGATAGCGAGCACAATGCAGCTGTTCGCCTGTTCATGGATGATATCGGGCACGACGTTGATTACCAGAAAATAACGTTTAAAAGCGTTCCCGGCAGTAATGTAAAAAAGGGTTTGGAATGGCTGATCGAAAATATTAAGTTTGATATGCTTGTAATGGTACACCGGAAAAGCACGATGTTCGAGTTATTATTCAGACCAAGCGTAACGAAAAAAATAGCCGGCCGGGTTGATATACCTTTGCTGGTTTATCCTTACCCTGCGGTCTCTATTCCCTTAATTTGA
- a CDS encoding DUF6734 family protein produces the protein MKYLQTFWTGPSGTDKENLITMKAGWRSCEYHWMSWALSCLLAKDMFGDIHLVTDLKGKEILVDRLQLPYSTVSAELENRLANYNPHLWALAKIYTYSIQTEPFLHLDGDVFLWQRPGAELLNSPLIAQNLDKDLAFYTVTLDKLNECFCYIPDEFKKANYENKTLYASNAGLLGGHDLNFFKLYCAKAFDLVDRNTDALDKLPPGNLNFIFEQFLFCKLAEIQQIPVAYLKGVVDDPVFKDYIKFEDYPNVQMVHPVGGFKKYPHVCEHVAKMLRSRYPEYYYRIIEMVRNNTSAMRSTVYYSPGLKLDALPLSPTRQTIGPPLFARTKAAINYLEKKYDYLKHTEFADDGNEDDLLNLPLVNDLTENEKARLLEILHLELRHKSLLKKYYGKQAGIQKLYTDDVEAHKQTQAVFSLKDAEILNIEVIGTKKYTLIELNCPWEYNHPDEIPGVIERNLNEPESPVSVLLLPDILTMNVKEYYLDDIDGIIFSMVKSREKISYILEEIKEYFTEDEIENDYESYQKLIFDSLKHLLYTNILCVY, from the coding sequence TGGACCGGCCCCTCAGGCACGGATAAAGAGAACCTTATTACCATGAAAGCCGGCTGGCGATCGTGCGAGTACCATTGGATGAGCTGGGCCCTGAGCTGCCTGCTGGCGAAAGACATGTTCGGGGACATTCACCTGGTCACCGACTTAAAAGGTAAAGAAATATTAGTTGACCGCCTCCAGCTCCCTTATTCAACTGTTTCGGCAGAGCTGGAAAATCGCCTGGCTAATTATAATCCGCACCTTTGGGCTTTGGCAAAAATTTATACTTACAGCATTCAGACCGAGCCGTTCCTTCACCTGGACGGCGATGTATTCCTTTGGCAGAGGCCGGGCGCCGAATTATTAAACTCGCCACTGATCGCACAAAATTTGGACAAGGACCTTGCTTTTTATACTGTTACCCTTGACAAACTGAATGAATGCTTCTGTTATATACCTGATGAATTCAAAAAAGCAAACTATGAAAATAAGACCTTGTACGCCAGCAACGCAGGCTTACTTGGTGGGCATGATCTAAACTTTTTTAAACTCTATTGCGCCAAAGCATTTGACCTGGTAGACAGAAACACCGATGCTTTAGATAAATTACCACCCGGCAATCTGAACTTCATCTTCGAGCAATTCCTTTTTTGTAAGCTTGCCGAAATTCAACAAATCCCTGTTGCTTATTTAAAGGGGGTTGTGGATGATCCGGTATTCAAGGATTACATAAAATTTGAAGATTACCCCAATGTTCAAATGGTCCATCCCGTAGGGGGATTCAAAAAATACCCCCACGTCTGCGAACATGTCGCAAAAATGCTTCGAAGTCGTTACCCCGAATACTACTACCGCATTATAGAAATGGTGCGAAATAATACCAGTGCGATGCGATCAACGGTATACTACTCGCCGGGGCTCAAACTGGATGCTTTGCCATTAAGCCCGACCCGGCAAACCATTGGGCCACCATTATTTGCACGAACAAAGGCTGCAATTAATTACCTGGAGAAAAAATATGACTATCTTAAACACACAGAGTTTGCAGATGATGGCAACGAAGACGATCTTCTTAATCTCCCCCTGGTAAACGACCTAACCGAAAATGAAAAAGCTCGTCTGCTTGAAATACTCCACCTGGAATTGAGGCATAAAAGCTTATTAAAAAAATATTATGGCAAGCAGGCGGGCATCCAGAAACTGTATACGGACGATGTGGAGGCACACAAGCAAACACAGGCGGTTTTTTCATTAAAGGATGCTGAAATATTGAATATCGAAGTAATCGGGACAAAAAAATACACCTTGATAGAATTGAATTGCCCATGGGAATACAATCACCCGGATGAGATACCAGGAGTGATAGAACGAAATTTAAATGAGCCGGAATCGCCCGTCTCGGTACTACTGCTGCCGGATATACTAACTATGAATGTCAAAGAGTATTACCTGGATGACATAGACGGAATAATTTTCTCAATGGTTAAAAGCAGAGAAAAAATTAGCTATATCCTGGAGGAGATAAAAGAGTATTTTACGGAAGACGAGATTGAAAACGACTATGAATCATATCAAAAGCTAATATTCGACAGCCTCAAGCACTTACTGTATACCAACATTCTTTGTGTATATTAA